From the Candidatus Bathyarchaeota archaeon genome, one window contains:
- a CDS encoding magnesium transporter — protein sequence MTHASNSRLFNALKEAFSAYAFDVLGLIAGFVLISQLEVFQAYPWAVALYPGVIGAKSVLEGLLTDRLVTGLHLGLIHPRFSKNTKGFYKLLAAVVALTLVASAALSIVFVLFGYLLWGAAFADLTSICLIVFSTMALGMLVLFATLKVAFASFKRGLDPDVTVYSLMPVAATIAITLCYAAALTLFYSYPRLGTWTMGAIGLAHILLVFYLVFKNLRSSDFVQPIRESLPALLTVALIFGVAGTLLQTINNANGLKVVYALYPALVGLGITAASLIGSTATTKLALGMLRPKFSSIGGHLKTILSAWAASLVLFTALALVALPLLEAFTLNNLGFYLAITLITNAIALALITLTSYAISLLTFQKGLDINTFLPIQNALATTITTGALLAAIVVLAL from the coding sequence ATGACGCATGCTAGCAACTCCCGGTTATTTAATGCGTTAAAAGAGGCTTTTTCAGCTTATGCTTTTGACGTGTTAGGGTTGATTGCGGGTTTTGTTTTGATTTCTCAGCTTGAAGTTTTTCAGGCTTACCCGTGGGCGGTTGCGTTGTACCCAGGCGTTATTGGCGCGAAAAGTGTGCTGGAGGGCTTGCTTACTGACCGCTTAGTCACGGGGCTGCACCTTGGGCTGATTCATCCGCGGTTCTCCAAAAACACCAAAGGTTTCTACAAGTTGCTTGCCGCAGTAGTTGCCTTGACTTTAGTTGCAAGCGCCGCGTTAAGCATAGTTTTCGTGCTTTTTGGTTACCTGCTGTGGGGCGCAGCCTTTGCCGATTTAACTTCCATTTGCTTAATTGTCTTTTCCACCATGGCCTTGGGCATGCTCGTGTTGTTTGCTACCCTAAAAGTAGCTTTTGCTTCCTTCAAACGCGGCTTAGACCCCGACGTCACCGTGTACTCGCTAATGCCCGTAGCCGCAACCATAGCCATAACCTTGTGCTACGCTGCCGCGCTCACCCTGTTTTACTCTTACCCCCGTTTGGGCACCTGGACCATGGGCGCAATTGGCTTGGCGCATATTTTGCTGGTTTTCTACCTTGTTTTCAAGAACCTGCGCAGCTCGGATTTTGTTCAGCCAATCCGCGAATCCCTTCCCGCACTGCTCACCGTTGCCCTGATATTTGGCGTAGCTGGAACCTTGCTCCAAACCATCAACAACGCAAACGGACTCAAAGTTGTCTATGCTTTGTATCCTGCGCTTGTGGGTTTGGGCATTACGGCAGCTTCGTTAATTGGGTCAACGGCAACCACTAAACTTGCGTTGGGTATGCTCAGGCCCAAGTTTTCCTCGATTGGTGGGCACCTAAAAACTATCCTAAGCGCTTGGGCTGCGTCTCTTGTTCTCTTCACCGCCTTAGCGTTGGTGGCTTTACCCCTGCTTGAAGCTTTCACCCTAAACAACTTGGGCTTCTACCTTGCCATAACCCTCATAACAAACGCCATAGCCCTAGCCCTTATCACATTAACTTCGTACGCGATTTCCCTGCTGACCTTCCAAAAAGGTTTGGATATCAACACTTTCCTTCCCATACAAAACGCGTTGGCAACAACCATAACCACAGGTGCTCTCTTGGCTGCCATAGTAGTATTAGCCCTTTAA
- a CDS encoding radical SAM protein — translation MSATKYDQRHCHKWALLLQQRREKQNLLLANLSQQNFDEAKRLFQEIYYGVPSGKNSEPGMVGSLLYHMAMVTKMETETSVLLKELNVPAPDIAAELKRFYGDFALDLNDLLKDAAPVSVDADEVAAQKNLTSQEKIDLFLGLNKKTEALSQRLSSNDSALNAELEALFEEWTKHIAQTRLRQEYETIRGILNLGEFAKALGVERVSEAMAKVQEKFGQETVSIALDVTLKVGLRREKLQSVMLSDHYIKYVMNMENLDGDMQFLNCPIYGGHKYIGEDLNIPDEVTSLFCRHFCFAHAKAMLENVMPFPFTLTQPQRMATDGKCNFHLKIGHSPKATNTEKYVPLILSWNVTRECNMKCSHCYINASPEKPADELDTQQAKDLIDQITQVSRPMLILSGGEPLLRKDIYEIIRYGTQKGLRMGMGSNGSLITPQVAKQLKDAGIKTVSISLDSSVPEKHDEFRGVEGAWQKAVDAIKALRENDVLVQVNTTLTMQNYDEIDDILSLAESLGVENFHLFFLVPTGRGAKIADISPAMYEDMIKGTFAKTKNHKLNVRPSCAPQFMRIAKDMHLDMRQWIRGCLAGLHYCRIYTNGDVTPCPYLPVKLGNIRETSFKDIWFGNEVFQALRDPSKLEGKCGECDHKVVCGGCRARAYGLSSDFIDYCGDLHEPANIKGNYLAEDPWCVYQPPKKPKP, via the coding sequence ATGTCGGCAACAAAATACGACCAAAGACACTGCCACAAATGGGCGCTTCTTCTGCAACAAAGACGCGAAAAACAAAATCTACTCCTAGCAAACCTCTCACAGCAAAACTTTGACGAAGCCAAACGCCTCTTCCAAGAAATCTACTACGGCGTCCCCTCGGGCAAAAACTCTGAACCTGGAATGGTCGGGTCGTTGCTGTACCACATGGCTATGGTTACCAAAATGGAAACCGAAACCAGTGTTCTGCTAAAAGAACTCAACGTTCCCGCCCCTGACATTGCTGCGGAGTTGAAGCGTTTTTACGGCGACTTTGCCTTGGACCTCAATGACCTTCTAAAAGATGCTGCGCCCGTAAGCGTAGACGCCGATGAGGTTGCAGCCCAAAAAAACTTGACCTCCCAAGAGAAAATTGACTTGTTTCTTGGTTTGAACAAAAAAACTGAAGCCTTATCCCAACGGCTAAGCAGCAACGATTCTGCGTTGAACGCTGAGCTTGAAGCGCTTTTTGAGGAATGGACAAAACACATAGCCCAAACTCGCCTTCGCCAAGAATACGAAACCATCCGCGGCATATTGAACTTGGGCGAGTTCGCCAAGGCGTTGGGTGTTGAACGCGTAAGTGAGGCTATGGCTAAAGTCCAAGAAAAGTTTGGTCAAGAAACCGTCAGCATCGCCCTTGACGTCACTTTAAAAGTGGGACTGCGCAGAGAAAAGCTTCAGTCCGTCATGCTTAGCGACCACTACATCAAATACGTCATGAACATGGAAAACTTGGACGGCGACATGCAATTCCTCAACTGCCCCATCTACGGCGGTCACAAATACATCGGAGAAGACCTCAACATACCCGACGAGGTCACCTCGCTGTTTTGCCGCCACTTTTGTTTTGCCCACGCCAAAGCCATGCTCGAAAACGTAATGCCCTTTCCCTTCACCCTAACACAGCCCCAACGCATGGCAACCGACGGCAAATGCAACTTCCACCTCAAAATCGGGCACTCCCCCAAAGCCACAAACACCGAAAAATACGTCCCCCTCATCCTCTCCTGGAACGTCACCCGCGAATGCAACATGAAATGCTCCCACTGCTACATCAACGCCTCCCCAGAAAAACCCGCAGACGAGTTGGATACGCAGCAAGCCAAAGACCTCATTGACCAGATAACCCAGGTGAGTCGACCTATGCTTATTCTCAGCGGCGGCGAACCCCTCCTGCGAAAAGACATTTACGAAATCATCCGCTACGGAACCCAAAAGGGTCTGCGCATGGGCATGGGAAGCAACGGCAGCCTAATTACCCCGCAGGTCGCCAAGCAACTCAAGGACGCTGGCATCAAAACCGTATCCATAAGCCTTGACAGCTCTGTTCCCGAAAAGCACGACGAATTCCGAGGCGTAGAAGGTGCATGGCAAAAAGCCGTAGACGCCATCAAGGCGCTAAGGGAAAACGACGTACTCGTACAGGTTAACACCACCTTAACCATGCAAAACTATGACGAAATCGACGACATACTCTCCCTAGCTGAAAGCTTGGGCGTAGAAAACTTCCACTTGTTCTTCCTTGTGCCTACGGGGCGAGGAGCAAAAATCGCCGACATATCCCCTGCCATGTACGAGGACATGATAAAAGGCACCTTCGCCAAAACCAAAAACCACAAACTAAACGTACGCCCCTCCTGCGCACCACAGTTCATGCGCATCGCCAAAGACATGCACCTGGACATGCGTCAATGGATACGCGGCTGCCTCGCAGGACTCCACTACTGTCGCATCTACACCAACGGCGATGTAACCCCCTGCCCCTACCTGCCCGTGAAGCTGGGCAACATACGTGAAACCTCGTTTAAGGACATCTGGTTTGGCAATGAAGTTTTTCAGGCTCTTCGTGACCCCAGCAAACTAGAAGGCAAATGCGGCGAATGCGACCACAAAGTCGTCTGCGGAGGATGCCGCGCCCGCGCCTACGGACTATCAAGCGACTTCATCGACTACTGCGGAGACCTGCACGAACCCGCTAACATAAAAGGCAACTACCTCGCAGAAGACCCCTGGTGCGTCTACCAGCCCCCTAAAAAGCCCAAACCGTAA
- a CDS encoding ABC transporter ATP-binding protein has translation MKLKVQDVEFSYKNGAPVLQDIQMNVGVHQILAILGPNGVGKSTLLKCINGLLKAKTGTVLVDGEEIQRLSRTEMAKRLGYVPQRAEVSKVTVFDSVLLGRKPHITWDVSKKDLQITKDAINRLGLSELSLKYIDEISGGELQKVQIARALVQEPKVLLLDEPTSSLDLCNQHRIMNALVEVVKQNDLTAIMTMHDINLAMQYADSFIMLKNGKIFAAGNHEVITPQNIEAVYNLPVNVANYMGRPIIIPL, from the coding sequence ATGAAACTAAAAGTGCAAGATGTAGAATTCTCGTACAAAAACGGCGCACCCGTGCTCCAAGATATCCAAATGAACGTAGGCGTCCACCAAATCCTAGCCATTCTAGGACCAAACGGCGTAGGCAAATCCACATTGCTCAAATGCATAAACGGGCTTTTGAAAGCAAAAACAGGAACGGTGCTGGTGGATGGCGAAGAAATCCAGCGGCTCTCACGAACTGAAATGGCAAAACGCCTAGGCTACGTACCCCAACGCGCCGAAGTTTCCAAAGTCACCGTTTTCGACTCCGTGCTACTGGGCAGAAAACCCCACATCACCTGGGACGTCTCCAAAAAAGACCTGCAAATAACCAAAGACGCCATAAACCGCCTTGGACTCTCTGAGCTTTCCCTAAAATACATTGACGAAATAAGCGGCGGCGAACTGCAAAAAGTCCAAATCGCCCGTGCCCTTGTTCAAGAACCCAAAGTCCTGCTTCTTGACGAACCCACCAGCAGCCTAGACCTGTGCAACCAACACCGCATCATGAACGCGCTTGTCGAAGTCGTCAAACAAAACGACCTAACCGCCATCATGACCATGCACGACATCAACCTCGCCATGCAGTACGCCGACAGCTTCATCATGCTCAAAAACGGAAAAATCTTCGCCGCAGGCAACCACGAAGTCATCACCCCACAAAACATCGAAGCCGTCTACAACCTCCCCGTCAACGTAGCCAACTACATGGGACGCCCCATAATCATCCCCCTCTAA
- a CDS encoding iron ABC transporter permease has product MSDPKAFSAQDNTPDYSKYIGKKVLFIVACAVVLVLCVLLALSIGSADLSVPEVLTQIINQSGIVWSIRLPRVLVAVVAGAMLAVSGAVMQCLLKNPLSEPYTLGLSQASAFGAAFAIVVLGAGSLFSASRDAVIVNNQYIVTICAFGFSLVSTAVILVLSRLTRVSAEAIVLSGVVMGSIFAAGLTAIQYFASDVQIASIVYWTFGDLSRITWDNLILIVAVSVPVFLFFLYNRWTYNALDAGIDTANSLGVNVNRHIIVGMVLSSLIAALIVSLMGVIGFVGLLAPHMVRRVIGSDNRFVIPASAIGGALILVASDTLARTILSPLVLPVGVITAFLGGPLFLYVLIRGYRK; this is encoded by the coding sequence ATGTCAGACCCCAAAGCTTTTTCTGCGCAAGACAACACACCTGACTACTCCAAATACATTGGCAAGAAGGTGCTTTTCATTGTTGCCTGCGCGGTCGTTTTGGTTTTGTGTGTGCTGCTAGCGCTGTCCATCGGCTCAGCTGACCTGTCCGTTCCCGAAGTTCTCACCCAAATCATAAATCAAAGCGGCATCGTCTGGAGCATCAGATTGCCCCGCGTGCTTGTCGCCGTGGTCGCAGGTGCCATGCTAGCCGTTTCGGGCGCTGTGATGCAGTGCCTGCTAAAAAACCCGTTGAGCGAACCCTACACGCTGGGTCTTAGCCAAGCCTCTGCCTTCGGCGCCGCCTTCGCCATCGTCGTTTTAGGTGCAGGCTCACTTTTCAGCGCCTCACGCGACGCGGTCATAGTAAACAACCAATACATAGTCACCATTTGCGCCTTTGGCTTCTCCCTAGTTTCCACAGCGGTGATTTTGGTTCTCTCAAGGCTCACTAGGGTTTCTGCTGAAGCTATCGTGCTCTCAGGCGTAGTCATGGGCTCCATATTCGCGGCGGGGTTAACAGCTATTCAGTACTTTGCCAGCGACGTACAAATCGCCTCTATTGTGTACTGGACCTTTGGTGACTTAAGCCGCATAACCTGGGATAACCTCATCTTAATCGTGGCGGTTTCGGTGCCTGTGTTCTTGTTCTTCCTCTATAACCGTTGGACATACAACGCTTTAGACGCGGGCATAGACACGGCAAACAGCCTAGGCGTAAACGTGAACCGCCACATAATCGTAGGCATGGTCCTCTCCTCGCTAATTGCAGCTTTAATTGTCTCGTTAATGGGAGTAATTGGCTTTGTAGGCTTGCTTGCTCCACACATGGTACGAAGAGTCATCGGCTCAGACAACCGCTTCGTAATCCCCGCCTCCGCCATAGGCGGCGCCCTTATCCTAGTTGCTTCCGACACATTAGCCCGAACCATACTCTCCCCACTGGTTCTTCCCGTAGGTGTCATAACCGCGTTTTTGGGCGGACCACTGTTCTTGTATGTACTAATTCGGGGGTATCGCAAATGA
- a CDS encoding acetylserotonin O-methyltransferase encodes MKDANDLLNPPYPPSQEFSVLLEGSLDGLRRSCLIFTAWPMGLFEKTGSPLTSKQLAEAFGCHEDMMKLFCEALVEEGLLIKISNAYVNSQLSRTYLSSESPHYMKNTLKRMRSSANRWLKLSSILKRGPIMQERTAIFGDVWLNSIAEWAEVGSVASALNTLKENADVQSWRRVLDIGGGHALYSIGLTALNPDLEAYVFDLPRMVPIARKYTAKYGADHVHILPGDFYKDPVGSNYDAIFSSFNQSCTDPALIPILFDAAKEGGDVVLRRFRDETREGALRTLDWNLLGFEGKKIGSRPHSSDKVVDSAQYLEQLKKVGFEVLKIVPVDEISEMVFARKPQTNVESEQ; translated from the coding sequence GTGAAAGATGCTAATGACCTGCTAAATCCGCCTTATCCTCCCTCCCAAGAGTTCTCTGTTTTGCTTGAGGGCTCTTTGGATGGACTGAGGCGTTCTTGTTTGATTTTTACAGCTTGGCCTATGGGTCTGTTTGAGAAAACAGGTTCGCCCTTGACTTCTAAGCAGCTAGCTGAAGCTTTTGGGTGCCACGAGGATATGATGAAGCTGTTTTGCGAAGCCTTAGTCGAAGAAGGTTTGCTCATAAAAATCAGCAACGCCTACGTCAACTCGCAGCTATCGCGCACGTATTTGTCCTCAGAATCGCCACACTACATGAAGAACACTCTCAAGCGAATGCGTTCAAGCGCAAACCGCTGGCTCAAACTATCAAGCATCCTAAAACGCGGACCCATAATGCAAGAACGCACCGCAATTTTTGGCGATGTTTGGCTAAACAGCATTGCCGAATGGGCTGAAGTTGGCTCAGTAGCCAGCGCACTTAACACGCTTAAAGAAAACGCAGACGTGCAAAGCTGGCGGCGGGTCTTAGACATAGGCGGCGGTCACGCCCTATACTCCATCGGGTTAACCGCACTAAACCCTGACCTGGAAGCCTACGTTTTCGATTTACCCCGCATGGTACCCATAGCCCGCAAATACACCGCCAAATACGGCGCAGACCACGTACACATTTTGCCTGGCGACTTCTACAAAGACCCCGTAGGCTCCAACTACGACGCCATCTTCTCTAGCTTTAACCAAAGCTGCACCGACCCCGCCCTCATACCAATTCTGTTTGACGCCGCCAAAGAGGGAGGAGATGTAGTGCTACGCCGCTTTAGGGATGAAACGCGCGAGGGTGCGTTGCGAACGTTAGATTGGAACCTACTTGGGTTTGAGGGCAAAAAAATCGGCAGCAGACCGCATTCTTCTGATAAAGTCGTAGACAGCGCCCAGTACCTTGAGCAGCTCAAGAAGGTGGGGTTTGAAGTGCTCAAAATTGTTCCTGTCGATGAAATCTCCGAGATGGTTTTCGCCCGCAAACCCCAAACAAACGTGGAAAGCGAACAATAA
- a CDS encoding ABC transporter substrate-binding protein, translated as MANKTLLLAAAVLVAVICASAFVVLYNPLSENPNAEPQTRTITDMTGRTVTIPTEINSIIALNPGALRLVTYMGASDMICGVEQHETDLAGRPYAMANPHYADLPVIGPQFGGDPELIAAQNPDVVFDSNTVVSDLDALQNQIGIPVIGLAYGGLDTPELTQTFYDGLTLIGDVLNKQDRATNVIYYVSGLIDDLDARTSTIPDADKPSVYVGGLSSRGYHGMPSTAAYYAPFSLTNSNNVITAEMAKNSTAVVNIDVEVLPSLNPQKIFVDYNGLDLCRQDVQGHSDVYCELDAIANGETYGVMGYNWYALNFDVVLSDAYYVGTVLYPNSFSDVNPATKADEIYTFLVGAAIYDQMTQLYGPFQKVSLT; from the coding sequence ATGGCAAACAAAACCTTGCTTTTAGCCGCCGCTGTCTTAGTCGCAGTCATCTGTGCCTCCGCCTTCGTGGTCCTATACAACCCCCTATCAGAAAACCCCAACGCTGAACCTCAAACCCGCACAATCACCGACATGACCGGACGTACCGTAACTATCCCCACCGAAATCAACAGCATCATAGCACTCAACCCCGGTGCCCTGCGTTTGGTAACTTACATGGGTGCAAGCGACATGATCTGCGGAGTAGAGCAACATGAAACTGACCTTGCAGGACGACCCTACGCGATGGCAAATCCCCACTACGCAGACTTGCCCGTGATTGGTCCCCAGTTTGGCGGTGACCCCGAACTCATTGCTGCCCAAAACCCTGACGTGGTCTTTGACTCAAATACAGTGGTTTCTGATTTGGATGCCCTGCAAAACCAGATAGGAATCCCTGTAATTGGGCTTGCTTACGGCGGCTTAGATACACCTGAACTAACCCAGACCTTCTACGACGGCTTAACCCTAATTGGAGATGTGCTAAACAAGCAAGACCGCGCCACCAACGTCATATACTATGTAAGCGGCTTAATTGACGATTTAGACGCTAGAACCTCCACTATACCTGACGCAGACAAACCCAGCGTATACGTGGGCGGGCTTTCTTCACGCGGATACCACGGCATGCCCTCCACTGCTGCTTACTACGCGCCCTTCTCGCTAACTAACTCTAACAACGTCATAACTGCAGAGATGGCAAAGAACTCAACTGCAGTGGTGAACATAGACGTCGAAGTTCTGCCAAGCCTTAATCCACAAAAAATTTTCGTTGACTACAACGGGTTAGACCTTTGCCGCCAAGACGTACAAGGCCACAGTGACGTTTACTGCGAACTAGACGCTATCGCAAACGGCGAAACCTACGGCGTCATGGGATACAACTGGTACGCCCTAAACTTTGACGTCGTCTTGTCAGATGCATACTACGTCGGAACTGTCCTCTACCCCAACAGCTTCTCAGACGTTAACCCCGCCACGAAAGCAGACGAAATCTACACTTTCCTAGTCGGCGCAGCCATCTACGACCAAATGACGCAACTCTACGGGCCATTCCAAAAAGTCAGCCTAACCTAA
- a CDS encoding P-loop NTPase, whose protein sequence is MKILICGKGGSGKSTVASLLGKNLQAKGYRVLIVDSDESNFGLSAQLGLDEPKELMDELGGKKAVVDKMWANRSAYEKEKLFKEQWGIDQLPADCVTSKDNLYLMQIGKVKHFGEGCACPMGGLSRDFVAQLKLGEKDVAIIDTEAGVEHLGRGLCGNVDLALAVLDPSYESIRLSEKISSMANEAKKTAYFVLNKMDLATAESVAEKVGKDRVVGIVAFSSDVQQKGLSGEELDASKVDISGLTEFVLKKINGA, encoded by the coding sequence ATGAAAATTCTAATATGCGGGAAAGGTGGAAGCGGCAAGAGCACTGTTGCTTCTTTGTTGGGAAAGAATTTGCAGGCAAAGGGTTACCGGGTTTTGATTGTGGACTCTGATGAATCCAATTTTGGCTTAAGCGCCCAGTTGGGGTTAGATGAGCCTAAGGAGCTTATGGATGAGCTTGGCGGCAAAAAAGCAGTGGTTGACAAGATGTGGGCTAATCGCTCGGCATACGAGAAGGAGAAGCTCTTCAAAGAGCAATGGGGCATAGACCAGTTGCCTGCTGACTGCGTAACTAGCAAAGATAACTTGTATTTGATGCAAATTGGCAAAGTCAAGCATTTTGGTGAAGGCTGCGCATGCCCCATGGGCGGCTTATCCCGAGACTTTGTAGCCCAACTAAAGCTGGGCGAAAAAGACGTAGCCATAATCGACACCGAAGCAGGCGTAGAACACTTGGGGCGCGGCTTGTGCGGAAACGTAGATTTAGCCTTAGCAGTTTTAGACCCCTCCTATGAATCCATACGTCTCTCTGAGAAAATTTCTAGCATGGCAAACGAAGCCAAGAAAACCGCCTATTTTGTTCTAAACAAAATGGATTTGGCAACTGCAGAGTCTGTTGCTGAAAAAGTGGGCAAAGACCGCGTGGTCGGCATTGTAGCTTTCAGTTCAGATGTACAGCAAAAAGGCTTGTCAGGCGAAGAACTTGACGCCTCAAAAGTTGACATTTCAGGTCTTACCGAGTTTGTGCTAAAAAAAATTAACGGAGCCTAA
- a CDS encoding DUF790 family protein, translating into MLPSNLLMVWRRKGEILPRYAKLSNENLALAQRLIEAYTKHVGEKKKAVKALVAELEDGGADYRFVRGLSLLLDRRGSFVCKSKVEPADLRRRIFGLTETRGVPTSWEMRQSVLAKVGAEVSLSASEVEEVLYADLDEELFLEHFDAPQASELLKQYNLSLTQTLLFDSTELSFTTTGNWQRLFYTVKKLGLIYDAYRENQDFWVKIDGPASLFKLTKRYGTSIAKLLPAILSNPDWCINAKILWKFTNDICSFKIESQKHASFLRKPAVPSQASYDSAVEARFASQFKALHTGWSLKREPEPVIAGTQVMVPDFTLERLGIKIYVEVVGFWTEEYLLRKAKKLQQVTERMLLLVDEALACEKLVALEKRPHLHFLYYKNRLPLSAILRYLEDAFEEVKTKEITLLQSLPVKFTESALSYAEFAGRLGVSVEAVQTVLTDKPPKGYVALPSMLLTKAKLDEIDAKLQTRLNASEGLSLTQATQLIEAQNVTDASCILAQLGYKVKWQGINSQQAQVYKPSKKNA; encoded by the coding sequence ATGCTCCCAAGCAACCTGCTCATGGTTTGGAGGCGCAAAGGCGAAATTTTACCCCGATACGCCAAACTCTCAAACGAGAACCTCGCGTTAGCCCAACGTCTTATTGAAGCTTACACGAAGCATGTGGGCGAAAAAAAGAAAGCTGTAAAGGCTTTGGTGGCGGAGTTGGAGGATGGCGGGGCAGATTACCGTTTTGTGCGTGGGTTGTCTTTGCTTCTTGACCGCAGGGGTAGTTTTGTTTGCAAAAGCAAGGTGGAACCCGCGGATTTGCGTCGCAGGATTTTTGGGTTAACTGAAACGCGAGGGGTGCCAACTAGTTGGGAGATGCGCCAAAGTGTCCTTGCTAAGGTCGGCGCTGAGGTGAGTTTGTCGGCAAGTGAGGTTGAGGAGGTGTTGTATGCGGATTTGGATGAGGAACTGTTTTTGGAGCACTTTGATGCGCCGCAGGCTTCTGAGTTGCTTAAACAGTACAATCTGAGCCTAACTCAGACGCTGCTTTTTGACTCCACTGAACTAAGCTTCACTACCACAGGCAACTGGCAACGCCTATTTTACACCGTAAAAAAACTCGGACTCATCTACGATGCTTACCGCGAAAACCAAGATTTCTGGGTGAAAATCGACGGACCAGCTAGCCTCTTTAAGCTAACCAAACGCTACGGCACAAGCATAGCCAAACTCTTGCCTGCTATTCTTTCTAACCCTGACTGGTGCATAAACGCCAAAATCCTATGGAAATTCACCAACGACATCTGCAGCTTCAAAATTGAAAGCCAAAAACACGCCAGCTTTCTGCGAAAACCAGCTGTGCCATCGCAGGCTTCGTATGATAGTGCGGTTGAGGCGCGGTTTGCTTCCCAATTCAAAGCCCTGCACACGGGGTGGAGCCTAAAACGTGAGCCTGAGCCTGTGATTGCGGGGACGCAGGTTATGGTTCCTGACTTCACGCTTGAACGCTTGGGGATTAAGATTTACGTTGAAGTAGTGGGTTTTTGGACTGAAGAGTATTTGCTGCGTAAAGCCAAAAAACTACAGCAAGTAACTGAGCGCATGCTTCTGCTGGTTGATGAGGCGTTGGCGTGCGAGAAACTAGTTGCTTTGGAGAAGCGCCCGCATCTGCATTTTTTGTACTACAAAAACAGGCTTCCCTTGTCGGCGATTCTACGGTACTTAGAGGACGCGTTTGAAGAGGTCAAAACCAAAGAAATCACCCTTCTGCAGAGCCTGCCTGTCAAATTCACTGAATCCGCTCTTTCTTACGCTGAATTTGCTGGGCGCCTTGGGGTTTCGGTCGAAGCAGTTCAAACGGTGCTTACCGATAAGCCTCCCAAGGGTTATGTGGCGTTGCCTAGCATGCTGCTAACCAAAGCAAAGCTCGACGAGATTGACGCGAAGCTTCAAACACGCCTAAATGCCTCGGAGGGTTTGTCTTTGACTCAGGCAACCCAGCTAATCGAAGCCCAAAACGTAACCGACGCCTCCTGCATCCTTGCACAGCTGGGTTACAAGGTTAAGTGGCAAGGCATAAACAGCCAACAAGCCCAAGTCTACAAGCCCTCAAAGAAGAATGCTTGA